Proteins encoded in a region of the Dendropsophus ebraccatus isolate aDenEbr1 chromosome 11, aDenEbr1.pat, whole genome shotgun sequence genome:
- the LOC138767321 gene encoding claudin-8-like: MDQGPVQIAGLVLGCIGVIGTCAVTGMPQWRVTAFIENNIIVFESLWEGLWMNCFRQANIRMQCKMYDSLLALTPDLQAGRALMCIAVVLSFIAFMIAVIGMKCTNCAEDNEKSKRIILLVAGISFILSGILVLIPVSWTANQIIRDFYNPLVNAAQKRELGDALYIGWATALCLVAGGGILCCSCCSGEKKFKYSLPRKSVASNVTRQTAVPRKTSSLYSKSQYV; encoded by the coding sequence ATGGATCAAGGCCCCGTGCAAATAGCCGGACTGGTGCTAGGATGCATTGGTGTTATTGGCACTTGTGCGGTGACGGGCATGCCTCAATGGAGGGTGACGGCTTTCATCGAGAACAATATTATTGTTTTTGAGTCCCTCTGGGAAGGACTATGGATGAACTGTTTCCGACAAGCCAACATACGAATGCAATGCAAAATGTACGACTCGTTGCTGGCGCTCACCCCGGATTTGCAAGCAGGTAGAGCGTTGATGTGCATCGCGGTGGTCTTGTCATTCATCGCCTTCATGATTGCCGTCATTGGCATGAAATGCACCAACTGCGCAGAAGACAACGAGAAGTCCAAAAGGATCATACTCCTAGTGGCAGGAATTTCTTTCATCCTGTCTGGTATCCTTGTATTGATTCCAGTTTCCTGGACAGCCAACCAGATTATCAGAGACTTCTACAATCCTTTGGTGAATGCAGCCCAGAAGAGAGAACTTGGAGACGCTCTCTACATAGGTTGGGCCACGGCGCTATGTCTGGTGGCTGGCGGAGGCATTTTATGCTGCTCGTGTTGCTCTGGTGAGAAGAAGTTCAAATATTCTTTACCCCGAAAATCAGTGGCGTCAAATGTCACCCGACAGACAGCGGTGCCGAGGAAGACTTCAAGTTTGTACTCAAAAAGCCAATATGTTTAG